TTAGGCTCAGTTGATTCTGATTTTATAATTTCGGAAAAACCGACAATACCAGATAAAGGTGTTCTAATATCATGACGCATATTGGCAAGAAATGCTGTTTTGGCATGGTTAGCTACTTCGGCTGCTTCTTTAGCTTGATGAAGTTCCATTTCAATTTTTTTTAAACGAGAAATATCAATGGTGTTGCCTATGATGCCAATGATTTTGCCGTCTTTATCCCATAGAGGTCTTTTAGTTGATAGCAGAGTGACTATTTCTCCGGAAGGTAAATGGGCTAGTTCTTCTCTAGAGAGCTCAGCTCCTTTTTTCATGACCTCTAGCTCAGTTTGTCTGTACCCACTTGCCGATTTTTGATCAAAGAGTTGATAGTCTGTTTTTCCAATAACTTGTTTTTTATCGATCTCATTAATGAATCCTAGTCTATATAAGCTTTCAACACAGCGGGTATTTAATCCAAGCCACACACCTTTTGTGTCTTTCCAATAGATATCTCCAGGAAGAGTATCTACTAAATTTTTTAACTGAAAATTCTCTGCGGACAATTCTTCAATTTTATGATTCAGCTTTTGAATAGTCTTTTTATATTCCAATTCGGAACAAGATTTATGCGCACTATTTGGTTTTGTCATGTATTGAAGCCTTGGGGTAAGTAAGTTTTGTTTCGCTATAACAAGTATAGTCAATAACCCATTTCCCGTTCATGTTGATTTTTATATAGGTCATATGGTTTTTTAATAAACTGCAATTGACGATAATTTGATTAAATGGTATCGTATTTCGCCAATAAAAATGTTTGTTTGTATGATGTTAACTCCAAATGGTCAGACTGCCAATAAGATAGAAAAAGTGATGTTGCTCGCTTTGTGGGCTAATGCTTTGAAAGAAGAAAAAGAACTTCAGGATCCTGTTACAACTAAAAAGCTAATTGCAGCTGGAATGGGAAAACCCACATACCCTATTAATGCTCAAACTATTACATCCTATCTTTCTTACTGGCAAAAATTAAAGGATTTAAGACAACAAGAGCGCCTTAATCCAGAGGAAATGCAAGAAAGTACAGCCATTGATTATGGAGATCCTCGCGGTGATAAAATACCACGGACTATGATGGCTGAGAGCATGTCCGCATGGTATGAGTCCGAGATTGGTCCAGAACATATCCTATTTACCGTAGGGGGCATAGGCGCTTTGCGGACTTTATTTGAAACATTCAATACCCACTACGAAGAGATACCAGGTTATAGAATTATTACCCCTTTTCCTCATTATAGTGCGTATGCTAATAATCCATTACATCGGTTACATCCTGTTGATGTCATGAAAGAACCCGGTTATAAATTGACCGCGGAAGCATTAGAAAAGGCTATTGAAGAGGCTTATCTTTTAGCAGAAACTGATCAGGGATGGCCAAAAGCTATTTTAATCTGTAATCCATCTAACCCCTTAGGGACTATTATTGATGAGGCAGAATTACAAAAAATAGCAAACGTATTGCGCTGTTATCCTGAGCTACATCTTATTTTTGATGAGGCTTATACAGAAATGGCGTATAAGGAAATGCCGTCATTTTTGAAGATTGCTCCGGATTTAAAACATAGAACTATCATCATGCGTTCTGCAACCAAAGCCTTATCAGCTGCTGGTGAACGTATGGCGGTGCTTTTGGTTTTTGACTCAATTTTAATGAATGAACTACTTAATAAAAATATTAGCTATTTTATTCATGCTCCTCGCTCGGCGCAAATCGCTTATGCACAAACAATGAAGCATTTTAATGCTGAAGAGAAAGCAAAACTGGCTGATTTTTATAAAAAGAAAGTGGACTATGTCATCCATCGTTTACAGACTATGGGAGCTGCCATGCCAGATTCCCAGTATGAAGTCGAAGCAACATTCTATGCTTTAGCCGATTTTAGTGACCTATTCGATTTGGAATTGCCCAGAGAAGCCCAAAGGGCGCTACAGAAAACAGGCAGAGTAAGTACTGGGGAAGAATTGTCTTACTACTTATTATTTAAAGATGCAGTAATGATTGCCCCTTTATCTTATTTTGGATTAGCAAAAGATTGTGGCTTTATGCGTATTACTTGTAGTGCTACTGAGGATGAATTAAAAGACTTGATGGATAGATTGGAGTTGCGTTTATCTATAGCAAGAACGAATAAGAAATTAGCTTTAATGGAGCAAATCCAGCAGAAGCTCCCTGAATTGCAGAAGAAAGATCCTTTTATTTTCACGGCATTAAACAAAAAAATAATGCACTATACCCAAGGGGCCGATAATTGTCTGACTCTAAAAACGAAAAATAAGGTATTAAAGAAACTTTATTTTATCATGATGAGTCACTTAGAGATTCAGGATGAAATTATTAGTGCCTCGACTTTTTCGGAGCAAATGGCGTGATCTTGGGGGCTATTTAGAGATAATTAGTTTTTAAGTCACGCTCTACCAAATAAGAAATAATGATGATAAAGTCTTGTAACAGAAGATTTTATTCTCAGGCATTGACGGCTCAGTTCAATCAGTTATCTATCGAAAATAAAGACTAACTCTATTGAGCATAGGGATTGATGCAAATCTATTGAGTTTCCATTTTTGGATGAAATAGTTTTATATAGGGAAATATTAGCGCATATGTTAAAGTTTTTTACCCTTATAGCTTGCTTGCTCCTCGGTGCATGTATGATGGTCGGTCCTAATTATAAGGAACCGAAAAAGCAAGTGGCCCAGCATTGGCCTAAAAAAGACGCATCAGTTAAAGAAGCCCCATTTGTAAATGCCAAATGGTGGAAAGTCTTCCACGATCCTGTGTTGACTTCTGTAATCAATAAGGGTTACGAGAACAACTTATCCTTGCAAAGTGCAGGGGTTAAAGTACTTCAGACAAGAGCTCAACTGGCACAAGCAACGGGGCAGTTGTATCCCCAGCAGCAAGCTTTGATGGGTAATTATAACTATAATCGAATCGGTGGTGGACAATTCCAGTCTGTTTTACCGCAAACATTTGATACTGCTCTATTGGGTTTTACTTCAACCTGGGAAATCGACTTTTGGGGAAAATACCGCCGCGCCATTCAGTCTAATAATGCTGCTTTTTTAGCTTCATTTGCGGCTTATGATAATGCTTTAGTCACACTCACTGCAGATATTGCCAGTATCTATATTAAGATTCGTACTCTTGAAACCAAAATCAAGGTGACTAAAGCCAATATACAAGTACAAACAATCGGTTTAAAAATAGCTACCGCACGCCACAATGCAGGACAAACAGGTCTTGTCGATGTGGAACAGGCTCAGGCGGAACTTTCTGAAACTCAAGCAAGTTTGCCTTCGTTAGTCAATGAATTACAACGACAACAAGATGCATTGGCTGTCTTATTAGGAACTGTTCCCAATGGAGCGAATGATCTATTACGTAAAAGTCGTGGTATTCCTAAGGCGCCTATGACTATAGCCGTAGGTATTCCCAAAGAGGCCTTAGCAAAGAGGCCTGACATTTACCAAGCTCGCGAGGAGGCTATTGCACAATCTGAGGCTATAGGCGCCGCTAAGGCGAATCTTTTCCCCGCTCTTTCATTGGCTGGAACCTTTGTCTTTAGTTCAAACAGTGTTGGTAGTAATTCGATAACTGATCTGTTTCAGTGGCAAAATAGAGCAATAACTGCTGGACCAACAATGACTTGGCCAATATTGAACTACGGTCAAATCACCAACTCCGTACGTGCTCAGGACGCGGCGTTTCAACAGGCGTTATTAAACTACATGAATTTAGTGCTTAAAGCACAACAAGAAGTGCAGGATAATATTAGTGGTTACATTGAAGCCAAAAAGGCAGAACATTATCTGATTCAAGCCAATAATGCAGCAAAAGAAACCCTCAAATTAACACTGATTCGCTATAAAGAAGGGGAAACAGATTTTACGCCGGTGCTTAATGCCGAACAACAATTATTGCGCATTCAAACTTCTCTAGCTAATGCTCAAGGGGATATTCCTCAAGCTGTAGTAGCACTTTATCGTTCACTGGGTGGCGGTTGGCAAATTCGCGATGGCAATGATATTGTTCCTACAGAAATAAAAGAGGAAATGGCAAAACGTACTAATTGGGGCAGTTTATTAAAGCAAGAAAATCATGAGCCTGCTTTAACCAAGAAACAGGAATTTAAACAACTTTATCTACCAAGATGGTAAACAGTATGAATTTTGATAAAAATCCAAAACAAGTCAAAATAGCAGGGATGGTTGTTATTGGTTTATTTCTGCTTTATTTGATAGTTCATCACTTTTCAAAACCCAAAGGCCCTGAAATTCCTATTCCTGCTGTGACCGTTCAAAAACCCGTAATGGCTGAAATGGTTGAGTACGTGACTCAAACGGGAACTACTGTAGCGTTTAACTCGGTTAATTTGGTTGCTCGTGTTGAAGGCTATTTAGAGCAAATAGAATTTACTGATGGAACTTATGTTAAAAAGGGTAAAGAACTCTTTGTTATTCAGCCTAAACCCTATCTAGAAAAATTAAAAGCGGCTCAGGCCGCTGTAGCTGCGCACAAGGCTGCCAGTGCTTATGATAAATCAGAATATGCCCGCCAGAAACGAATGTATAGCCAAAATGCAACTTCGTTAAATAGTGTGGAAGTATGGTTAGCAAAGATGCATGAGTCTGATGCCGAAGTGGATAAGGCAATAGCTGATGCAGAGATAGCGGCTATTAATTACAGTTATACTCGTGTATTAGCACCATTTGATGGACGTATTGGACGTCATCTTGTTGATGTCGGCAATTTAGTGGGTAATGGGGCTGCTACTGTTTTAGCTACTATAGATCAAGTTGATACCCTTTATGTTTATTTTAATCTTAATGAGCTTGATTTACTTAGATTGCGCCAAGCCGCGCGTGCTCAAGGGGTTACAGCCAAAGATATTAATCAAGTCACTGTTGATGTCAGTTTGCAAAATGAGGCGGAATTTAACCATAAAGCAAAACTTGATTTCATTAACACGGGATTAAATGCTTCAACTGGAACAATGGAGTTGCGCGCATTATTAGATAATAAGGAACATCTATTTGTGCCTGGTCTTTTTGTTCAGGTACGAGTCCCTATTAGTAAGCCGGCAAAACAATTGACCGTACCTGACACAGCCTTACTTTATGACCAAATCGGTCCTTACTTATTAGTGGTTGATAAAAATAATGTGGTTGTATTGAAACGCGTAATACTAGGCGGTGTGGAATTGGGAGTGAGGGCAATTACTCAAGGGATAGAGGCTCAAGATAATATAATTGTTGCTGGGTTACAAAATGCAACTCCTGGAAATAAAGTGCAAGCTCAAGAACAAAAAAAGAATGAGGAAAAAAAAGTTAAATAGGGTTGGGGTTTTTGAGCTGTAATTGTAGGTTTGACCGTTGGTCCATAATCGATAGACTAAGGAGTAAACGCGATAGCTTTCCCCCTCTCCCTAACCCTCTCCCTCGAGGGAGAGGGAATAAGAAGTAGAAAAATAATTCGCGGCACGAAAAGACCCCTCGCCCGCGCAAGGGATCTTGTTTGGCAATCGATAATAAATCGCGAGAGGTTAGGGGGAGGCCCTAGCCCGGCCAAGAGTGTTAAATTGGGTAAGTGTTCTCGAAGGCGAGGGGATAAGTAATATGGCACGAAAAGTTCCCTCGCCCGCGCAAGGGATCTTGTTTGGCAATCGATAATAAATCGCGGGAGGTTAGGGAGAGGCCTTAGCCCGGCAAAGAGTGTTAAATTGGGTAAGTGTTCTCGAAGGCGAGGGGATAAGTAATATGGCACGAAAAGTTCCCTCGCCCGCGCAAGGGATCTTGTTTGGTAATCGATAATAAATCGCGGGAGAGGGTTAGGGAGAGGGCTTCCTTCATAGTTAATGTAGGTTGATCCAAGGAGTTAAAGTTTAGTACGACGATGACTCCATAAATTAACAACAATGCATCACAGGATAAGTGAGAAAGAAGAAGAATGATTTCTAAATTTTTTATTGAACGGCCAATATTAGCGAATGTGATTGCGCTCTTCCTAGTTCTTGTTGGGTTAGTCGCCATCATTGTATTACCCGTTTCACAGTATCCCGCCATAGTACCACCAACTATCCAAGTGACTACCACTTATCCAGGAGCTGATGCTAAAACTCTAATTGAGACAGTCGCTCTTCCTATCGAGCAGCAGGTCAATGGCGTGGAAAAAATGCTCTATATGCAATCCACCAGTACTAATGGCGGAACCTATACACTGATTGTAACTTTTGCTATTGGTACCGATCTCAATTTTGCTCAAGTATTAGTACAAAACCGCGTCCAAGCGGCTATGGCTCAATTACCTATGGCTGTGCAACAACAGGGGGTCGTTGTCCAGCAAAAATCTACGGCTATTCTGCAATTTATTACCTTAACTTCAAAAAATAATGAATATGATGGCTTGTTTTTGAATAACTATGCGGTAATTAATATGCAGGATGAATTGGCGCGTTTGGATGGCGTTGGTAATGTACTTGTTTTTGGAACAGGTAGTTACGCCATGCGGATATGGCTTAATCCACAGAAAATGCTTGCCTTTGGTTTGAATCCCAAAGACGTATTGAATGCTATCAGTAAGCAAAACAAGGCTATATCGGCAGGACAGGTAGCAGGGCCACCAATTGTAGGTAAACAAGCTTATCAATTTACTGTTAATGTACCTGGTCAATTAGTCGATCCGGACGAATTTGCTAACATAATAATCAAATCCAATCCTACGCAAGCCAATCAATCCGCTAATTCCAATACTACGGCCCAAATCGTACGAATAAAAGATGTAGGGAGGGTCGAGTTAGGTTCTTCAAGCTATAACCAATTGGCAAAGTTAAATAATAAACCAACAGCTGCTATTGGGATTTACCAACTTCCCGGAGCTAATGCGCTGCAAGTTGCGGAAAATGTACGGAAAATAGTGGAAAAAATGGCTAAAAAATTTCCACCTGGACTGCAATATTCAATTCCATTTGATACGACTATTTTCGTAAAGGCATCTGTTGATGAGGTCTATAAAACACTGTTTGAAGCAGGTATTTTGGTTTTAATAGTTATTCTCGCCTTTTTGCAAAACTATCGCGCTACTTTGGTACCTACTACTACTGTTCCTGTGACCATAATTGGTGCATTTTTTGCCATGCTTCTCTTGGGTTACTCCATTAACCTATTAACTTTATTTGCCTTGGTCTTAGCGATAGGTATAGTCGTGGATGATGCGATTGTTATCGTCGAGGGGGTAACTCAGCATATTGAAAGAGGAACATCGCCAAAAGAGTCAGCCATTCAGGCGATGAGTGAGTTATTAGGGCCTATTATCGGTATCACTCTAGTTCTCATGGCTGTATTCGTGCCAGCGGGGTTTATGCCAGGGTTAACTGGTGCTATGTACGCACAATTTGCTTTGGTGATTGCTGCTACAGCCTTTATTAGTGCTATTAATGCTATGACTTTGAAGCCAACACAGTGTGCTTTATGGCTTAAACCAGTTGATCCCCAGAAAAAGAAAAATTTCGTGTTTCGTGCTTTTGATAAAATTTATTACCCTATTGAAAATAGGTATCTAAGTTTCATCGATAAGCTCGTTCACCAGAATAAATCGGTCTCTTTAGTTGGTGGTTTCTTAGTTTTATTAGCTATTTTTGGTTTGTCCCAAATTCCTACAGGTTTTCTTCCTATTGAAGATCAGGGCTATGCCATGATGAGTGTTCAATTACCTGACGGTGCTACATTAGACCGTACGGAAACACTGATGCGTAATCTGAGTGACAAAGTATCTAAAATTCCAGGGATTGATAATGTGATAACCATTGATGGTATTTCGCTTTTAGATAACAGCGCCACCCTTGCCAATGCTGGCGCTCTTTATATCATATTTAAAGATTGGAGCGTTAGGGGAAAAGATGAAGACTTGCTGTCGCTTTATAACAAACTTAATGATATTGCGCAAAAGACATTAGATGCCAAAGTGTTAGTTATGGTACCGCCACCTATTCAAGGGTTAGGAGCTGCGGGTGGATTCCAGATGCAGGTTGAGTTACAAGATGGTTCTTTTGATTATCGTAAATTGCAAATTGCTACAGACCAATTAATTCATTATGCCAGTATGCAACCAGAATTAAGTAGACTAATGACTTCCTTTAGAGCGTCTGTCCCTCAGCTTTATGCACCTATAGACCGATATAAAGCGGAATCATTAGGTGTCGAAGTAGGTGATGCATCAGATACACTACAAACATATCTTGGGTCATCTTATGTAAACCTTTTTACAAAATTTGGTCAGGTATTTCAGGTTTATGTTCAAGCAGATGCCAATTCACGGATGACGGTTGAGGATGTACGCAACTATTATGTTAGAAATAAATCCGGCGGCATGGTTCCAATAGGAACTCTTACTGATTTCCATCCCGCTATTGGCCCTTCTATTATTTCTCTTTATAACCTTTATCCTTCGAGTAATATTTATGGGATGTCATCTAAAGGTTACAGTTCTGGGCAAGCTATTGCTAAATTAGAAAGCATAGCTAATCAAGTGTTGCCAGCAGGTATGTCTTTTGAATGGACTAGTACTGCTTATCAGGAAAAAGTAGCGGGTAACTTAAGTTATTATATTTTCATTTTGTCATTGGTTTTGGTGTATTTGATTTTAGCCGGACAGTATGAAAACTGGGTTACTCCCGCAGCCATCTTATTTAGTGTGCCTTTGGCATTATTAGGCACGGTATTGGCTTTATCTTCTCTCGGTGTTGCCAATAATATATATACTCAGATTGGTATTTTACTATTGATTGCGTTAGCCGCTAAAAATGCGATCTTAATTGTGGAAGTAGCACGAGAATATAGGTTAATTCATAAAAAGACTATTATGGAGTCTGCATTATTGGGGGCAAAAACACGTTTTCGCCCTATTTTGATGACTTCATTTGCTTTTATTCTAGGGGTACTACCACTAGTATTTGCAACAGGGGCAGGCGCTAATTCACGTCGCTCTATTGGAATTGCGGTATGCAGCGGTATGCTTGCCTCTACTTGTTTGGCTGTGGTATTTGTGCCGGCTTTTTATGTGATGCTACAAACTTGGGAAGAAAACTGGAAGGCTAGGAAAGCTAGGAAAGCAGTACGTCCGCAAGCGGATCTAAACTAAAAGCCTATAGGAACTTTGCCAATTAATACCAGGATTAAATAGATGACTAATAGGAGCCCTAGAAGACCGCTTGGTCCATAGCCCCAGTCCTTAGTGTATCCCCAATAAGGTAATCCTCCTAGAAAAGATAGGAGTAATAAAACCAATAAAACGGTACCCAGCATGATGTCTTCCTGGAGGAGCTTTCACCTAAATTATAGTTCAAATCAACAGATTTCGAGATGGTGTTTATTCAAATGTAGCCTTGATGCAGTGCAGCATAATCAAGGTCTATTCGTTGAACATGGATTCCAAGTAAGGAAAGACTCATGCTGACAAACCGTTCCGCAGAAAAAGAATTAATGGATCTTGGGGGGGATTTTTATACTCAAGAAGAATATGAGCAATGTTTAAAGCAATTATTTAAAATAAATAAAATAACCGGTATTTTCGGTCATACAGTAAAATTACTTAAAAAATTTCCTAAAAATAGTTCTATTAGCGATGTAGGTTGTGGTGGGGGATTATTTCTCTTGCATCTTAGTAAATATTATCCCGACATGGAGATGCTGGGAATGGATATTTCAAAAGAAGCCATAGTCATTGCAAAAAATGAATTAGAGCAATGGAAAAAAGGCAATGAAACCATCAATGTTCGCTTTGCATTACAAGAGGGGAATGAGCTAGGACTATCACCTGATAGTAGTGACGTTATTTTATTAAATTTGGTATGTCATCACCTCGAAGATGAAGAATTAATTACTTTTTTAAAAAAGGCAGTTAAGTCTGTTCGTGTTGGGCTAATTATTAATGATTTGCATAGAAATAAAGTGGCCTACTGGGCATACAAGTTACTATGCCCTTTATTTTTCCGGAATAGACTAATCAGAAACGATGGATTAGTTTCCATTGAAAGAAGCTTCACCCGTCAAGAGCTCGCTTATCTTCTACGGCGTGCCGATATTTATAATTATCAAATCAAATGGTGCTTTCCGTTCCGATGGAGTGTTGTAGTGTGGAAAAAATAATTACGTCTTTTGATGCGCTCATTGTTGGAGGCGGCCCTGCTGGGTCAACTACCGCTATACTTCTCGCTCAAGCAGGTTGGTCTGTTGGACTTGTTGAGAAAAAAATTTTTCCACGCTCAAAAGTTTGTGGTGAATTTATATCCGTCACTAATCTCGACTTGCTACGCCAATTAGGTCTTGCTGATTTCTATCTTGCTGCCAGTGGCCCTGAAATAAAACGAGTGGGATTATTTGCAGGAGATTCAGTTTTGACAACAAAGATGCCTGCGGAAAATAGTGCTTTGAAAAAGTGGGGGAGAGCATTTGGTAGAGATCATCTTGATTTTACATTGCTTAATAGGGCGAAACAGCTTGGTGTTGCTTTATGGCAGCCTGGTGTTGTGCAGAACATGCAACAGAAACAAGGGGTACATGTATGTACTGTGGACTGCAATGGTGAAATAAAAGAAATTTCTGCGCGCTTTTTAATAATGGCTTGCGGGTCTTGGGAAGGAAGCAACACTCAACTCAATACACTTTTACATAAGCCTTCTGATCTTTTGGCATTCAAAACTCATTTTAGAAATACAGGGCTTGATAGCGATTTGATGCCTCTTATTGCCTTTCCTGGAGGATATGGTGGGCTGGTACATAGTGATCGTGGACGAGTATCCCTTTCTTTTTGTATTCGTAGAGATGTATTACAACAAGTGAGAAAATTGTATCCTGGAATGCAAGCAGGGGAAGCTTCTTTATGTTATATAAAAAAATATTGTTTAGGCGTGCAAAAAGTATTGGAGCCTGCTCAACGTGAGGGTAGTTGGCTCGCTTGTGGACCTATTCGCCCTGGGATTCGTTATCGTTATTATCAGGGGATATTCTATATAGGTAACATTGCTGGTGAAGCACATCCTATTGTTGCTGAAGGAATCAGTATGGCAATGCAATCAGCATGGATCCTGGCTTCTACTTTGCTGCGACGGCAAGGAAAGTTGATGACCGAGGCCGAGCGCAATAAAGCAGGTGAAGAGTACAGCAAACAATGGTACAAGCATTTTGCAACTCGTATTCATGCTGCCGCGTTGTTTTCTCAGGTAGCTATGCGACCATGGTCGCAGGCTGTTATGATTCAATTAATCAAATACTTTCCTGGAATTCTAACTTATGGGGCAAAACTAAGCGGCAAAATAAAGCAAGTAGTACGCACGGAATTGACTGATATTATTGATAAGGATAACTAATGCAATCAAATATTATAGCCATTGGGGTGGCTAACCCACCATACAGACGGGCACAACATGAGGTTGCTGAACTAATTTGTGAGGGATTTCAGTTAAAGGCGGCTCAGAAAAAGGCATTGAAAGCCATTTATAAAGCTTCAGGAATTGAGTATAGGCATAGCGTGATTGCAGATTATGTTAAAGCCCCTGGCGACTTTCAATTTTTCCCTAATCATTATCAAGATACATTTCCCTCCACATCAGAACGGATGAAATTATATCAAAGCAGCGCGTTACCATTAGCTCTTGCTGCTATAAATAACTGTCTTAGTGCTGTCGAGGAGTTTAATAAGAAAGAAATCACTCACTTAATCACCATCAGTTGTACAGGCATGTATGCGCCAGGAATTGATATTGAAATCGTTCAGCAATTGGGTTTAAGTCCAACTACCAAGCGTACAGCCATAAATTTTATGGGGTGTTACGGTGCGTTTAATGGTTTAAAAGTTGCTGATGCCTTTTGCAAGGCGGAGCCTAATGCGAACGTCTTAATGGTTTGTGTTGAATTATGTTCTATACATTTTCAAAATGATTTCTCTCTAGAAAATGTGATTTCTAATGCCATTTTTGCTGATGGAGCTGCTGCCGTTTTGGTTCAAGGCCGACCGGCACAACAAAAACACTTCAAACTGGTATCGTTCCATACTGATTTAGTGCCTAACACAGAGCAAGAGATGGCATGGAGTATTGGTGATTATGGTTTTGATATGATTTTAAGCGCTTATGTTCCTAAAGTAATAAAATACGGTATTTCTACGTTTACGGAAAAACTGCTTAGCCAATCTAATTGGTCATTCAATGATATAGATTATTATGCCATTCATCCTGGTGGCCTGAAAATTCTTCAATCCTGCGAAGAGTCATTAAATATTTCCGTTGAAGATAATAAGTACTCTTATGAGGTATTACGCAACTTCGGCAATATGTCTTCAGCGACGGTGTTATTTGTTTTAAAGAACATTTGGGATGCATTAGATAAGAGCGCTCATAATAAAAATATATTCAGCTGCGCCTTTGGACCCGGATTGACTTTAGAATCCATGTTAATGAAAGCTTCTTTTTCTGCGTGAGTCAACGTCGCCCCATTCTGGAGTCAGTCGTAGCAACTATTGGATGCAGTTCAAGACAGTTGCGACACTGACTTCGGAACATACTATAATTTAGTATAGGATTTTTTCGAGGATGATCATGAAAAAAGATACTAAAAATGAGTATATTGGGATTATATC
This Legionella fallonii LLAP-10 DNA region includes the following protein-coding sequences:
- a CDS encoding NAD(P)/FAD-dependent oxidoreductase, translating into MEKIITSFDALIVGGGPAGSTTAILLAQAGWSVGLVEKKIFPRSKVCGEFISVTNLDLLRQLGLADFYLAASGPEIKRVGLFAGDSVLTTKMPAENSALKKWGRAFGRDHLDFTLLNRAKQLGVALWQPGVVQNMQQKQGVHVCTVDCNGEIKEISARFLIMACGSWEGSNTQLNTLLHKPSDLLAFKTHFRNTGLDSDLMPLIAFPGGYGGLVHSDRGRVSLSFCIRRDVLQQVRKLYPGMQAGEASLCYIKKYCLGVQKVLEPAQREGSWLACGPIRPGIRYRYYQGIFYIGNIAGEAHPIVAEGISMAMQSAWILASTLLRRQGKLMTEAERNKAGEEYSKQWYKHFATRIHAAALFSQVAMRPWSQAVMIQLIKYFPGILTYGAKLSGKIKQVVRTELTDIIDKDN
- a CDS encoding type III polyketide synthase; amino-acid sequence: MQSNIIAIGVANPPYRRAQHEVAELICEGFQLKAAQKKALKAIYKASGIEYRHSVIADYVKAPGDFQFFPNHYQDTFPSTSERMKLYQSSALPLALAAINNCLSAVEEFNKKEITHLITISCTGMYAPGIDIEIVQQLGLSPTTKRTAINFMGCYGAFNGLKVADAFCKAEPNANVLMVCVELCSIHFQNDFSLENVISNAIFADGAAAVLVQGRPAQQKHFKLVSFHTDLVPNTEQEMAWSIGDYGFDMILSAYVPKVIKYGISTFTEKLLSQSNWSFNDIDYYAIHPGGLKILQSCEESLNISVEDNKYSYEVLRNFGNMSSATVLFVLKNIWDALDKSAHNKNIFSCAFGPGLTLESMLMKASFSA